A section of the Trachemys scripta elegans isolate TJP31775 chromosome 10, CAS_Tse_1.0, whole genome shotgun sequence genome encodes:
- the PMS2 gene encoding mismatch repair endonuclease PMS2, with amino-acid sequence MEATAPCAQPAKAIKPIDHKSVHQICSGQVVLNLGTAVKELVENSVDAGATNIDLKLKEYGADLIEVSDNGCGVEEENFEGLTLKYYTSKIQDFSDLMHVGTFGFRGEALSSLCALSDVTIFTCHKYAKVGTRLVFDHNGKITQKTPYPRQQGTTVSVQQLFYTLPVRHKEFQRNIKKV; translated from the exons ATGGAGGCGACGGCACCTTG tgCACAGCCTGCTAAAGCCATCAAGCCTATAGACCATAAATCAGTTCACCAGATCTGTTCAGGACAGGTTGTACTGAATCTAGGCACTGCGGTGAAGGAGTTGGTGGAAaacagtgtagatgctggagctaCTAATATTG accTAAAGCTTAAAGAGTATGGAGCAGATCTTATCGAAGTTTCAGATAATGGTTGTGGAGTAGAAGAAGAAAACTTTGAGGGCTTGA CTCTGAAATATTATACTTCCAAGATACAAGATTTCTCTGATCTAATGCATGTTGGAACATTTGGATTTCGAGGTGAAGCTCTGAGTTCACTGTGTGCGTTAAG TGATGTTACCATTTTTACTTGTCACAAATATGCAAAGGTTGGAACTCGTCTGGTATTTGATCACAATGGAAAAATTACTCAGAAAACTCCTTATCCACGACAGCAGGGAACAACTGTTAGCGTGCAGCAATTGTTTTATACCCTGCCAGTGCGGCACAAGGAATTTCAACGAAATATTAAAAAGGTGTAG
- the AIMP2 gene encoding aminoacyl tRNA synthase complex-interacting multifunctional protein 2 isoform X2: MPMYKEEVDPSLLALESRQEEILKRLYELKTAVDGLSKMIQTPDADFDVTNIIQADEYAPLTANAADLDSMLGKDYGALKDIVINANPSQPPLSLLVLHSLLCERYKILSAVHTHSSVKCVPENLLKCFGEQTRKQSRHEYQLGFTLIWKNVPKPQMKFSIQTMCPIEGEGNIARFLFSLFGQKHNAVTSTLIDSWVDTAIFQLKEGSNKEKAAVLRSMNTTLGKTPWLGGNELTVADIVAWCALQQTSSSNAVPANVQKWMKSCENLAPFNSALKLLK; encoded by the exons ATGCCCATGTACAAG GAAGAGGTTGACCCATCACTTCTAGCACTTGAATCCCGCCAAGAAGAGATCTTAAAACGCTTGTATGAACTTAAAACTGCTGTTGATGGGCTCTCAAAGATGATACAAACACCAGATGCTGACTTTGATGTAACTAATATAATTCAAGCTGATGAATATGCTCCTTTGACTGCAAACGCAGCAGACTTAGATTCAATGCTTGGGAAG GATTATGGTGCTCTGAAAGATATTGTGATCAATGCAAACCCTTCTCAACCTCCATTGTCACTGCTAGTACTGCACAGTCTGCTGTGTGAGCGTTATAAGATTTTATCAGCTGTTCATACACACTCATCAGTGAAATGTGTGCCAGAAAACCTCTTGAAATGCTTCGGTGAGCAGACTAGGAAACAATCACGTCACGAGTATCAGTTGGGCTTCACTCTCATTTGGAAGAATG TTCCCAAGCCCCAGATGAAGTTCAGCATTCAAACCATGTGTCCCATTGAAGGAGAAGGAAATATTGCTAGATTTTTGTTCTCCTTATTTGGCCAGAAGCATAATGCAGTCACTTCAACTCTGATAGACAGTTGGGTGGATACAGCCATCTTCCAGCTGAAGGAAGGTAGCAATAAAGAAAAAGCAGCAGTCTTACGCTCCATGAACACCACCCTTGGCAAGACACCCTGGCTGGGGGGAAATGAACTCACTGTAGCAGACATCGTGGCGTGGTGTGCACTTCAGCAAACAAGTAGCTCTAATGCCGTTCCAGCCAATGTACAGAAATGGATGAAGTCTTGTGAGAATTTGGCACCTTTCAACAGTGCCCTTAAACTATTAAAATGA
- the AIMP2 gene encoding aminoacyl tRNA synthase complex-interacting multifunctional protein 2 isoform X1, with protein sequence MPMYKVRSFHGAPGAVRAEQLPTCMYRLQNLHRGPAAAAPPHQEEVDPSLLALESRQEEILKRLYELKTAVDGLSKMIQTPDADFDVTNIIQADEYAPLTANAADLDSMLGKDYGALKDIVINANPSQPPLSLLVLHSLLCERYKILSAVHTHSSVKCVPENLLKCFGEQTRKQSRHEYQLGFTLIWKNVPKPQMKFSIQTMCPIEGEGNIARFLFSLFGQKHNAVTSTLIDSWVDTAIFQLKEGSNKEKAAVLRSMNTTLGKTPWLGGNELTVADIVAWCALQQTSSSNAVPANVQKWMKSCENLAPFNSALKLLK encoded by the exons ATGCCCATGTACAAGGTGAGATCCTTTCACGGGGCGCCCGGCGCGGTGCGGGCCGAGCAGCTCCCCACCTGCATGTACCGGCTGCAGAACCTGCACCGCGGCCCGGCGGCCGCCGCGCCACCGCACCAG GAAGAGGTTGACCCATCACTTCTAGCACTTGAATCCCGCCAAGAAGAGATCTTAAAACGCTTGTATGAACTTAAAACTGCTGTTGATGGGCTCTCAAAGATGATACAAACACCAGATGCTGACTTTGATGTAACTAATATAATTCAAGCTGATGAATATGCTCCTTTGACTGCAAACGCAGCAGACTTAGATTCAATGCTTGGGAAG GATTATGGTGCTCTGAAAGATATTGTGATCAATGCAAACCCTTCTCAACCTCCATTGTCACTGCTAGTACTGCACAGTCTGCTGTGTGAGCGTTATAAGATTTTATCAGCTGTTCATACACACTCATCAGTGAAATGTGTGCCAGAAAACCTCTTGAAATGCTTCGGTGAGCAGACTAGGAAACAATCACGTCACGAGTATCAGTTGGGCTTCACTCTCATTTGGAAGAATG TTCCCAAGCCCCAGATGAAGTTCAGCATTCAAACCATGTGTCCCATTGAAGGAGAAGGAAATATTGCTAGATTTTTGTTCTCCTTATTTGGCCAGAAGCATAATGCAGTCACTTCAACTCTGATAGACAGTTGGGTGGATACAGCCATCTTCCAGCTGAAGGAAGGTAGCAATAAAGAAAAAGCAGCAGTCTTACGCTCCATGAACACCACCCTTGGCAAGACACCCTGGCTGGGGGGAAATGAACTCACTGTAGCAGACATCGTGGCGTGGTGTGCACTTCAGCAAACAAGTAGCTCTAATGCCGTTCCAGCCAATGTACAGAAATGGATGAAGTCTTGTGAGAATTTGGCACCTTTCAACAGTGCCCTTAAACTATTAAAATGA